A region from the Nonlabens sp. YIK11 genome encodes:
- a CDS encoding zinc-dependent metalloprotease — protein sequence MKYLSTLTCYLMVLNFAFAKANSQQPPQQFKGFYDFTYDDSKGTILLEVKELDKEFLYVHSLSTGLGSNDIGLDRGQLGDGVVVKWIKAGNKLLLVQPNLKYRAITDNDEERQSVEEAFARSVLYGFEIKNDKKEKTAKETTYTIDLTPFLMEDAHGVVDRLKSRNEGSYKNDKSRSALWMENTKAFPKNVEFEAMLTFTGEPKGRNLRSVAPDANSVTVIQHHSFVELPDDGFEPRAFHPRSGSFYTSYMDYSSPIGTPMEKRWITRHRLEKKNPQAAVSEAVEPIIYYLDPGTPEPVRSALLEGASWWNQAYESAGYSNAFQVKMLPADADPMDLRYNLIQWVHRSTRGWSYGGSITDPRTGEILKGHVSLGSLRIRQDYMLAQGMLEAPFANGKESPEMLKMALARIRQLGAHEVGHTLGFAHNYAASVSDRSSVMDYPHPKYDLVNGIISLADAYDTGIGEWDKLTVQYSYGTPEENETEKDFLLRIIKKAEYENLQFISDSDARAASGAHAEAHLWDGGEDAVEELNRMMQIRKVAMKQFGLDNIPDGQPLSVLEDVFVPVYFSHRYQVEAASKVIGGMRYSYAIKGDAKFEYVSKKEQEAALEALLATLEPENLKIPEDLLQYFPPRAYGYNRDRESFKSETGVAFDPIAAAVTSAEVTIDFMLNATRLNRIAQQGIYGKNLELGAMMNQLTDQIFDAKTSGDYETLIARRLQELYLSKLLIANNSSQLNLNVKSKVKKQIDAINNRLLGSKDDHDVVLHDMIKAAQDHPENIKAIPVMDIPDGSPIGSCGM from the coding sequence ATGAAATACCTATCAACTCTCACGTGTTATCTGATGGTTTTGAATTTCGCTTTCGCGAAAGCGAACTCCCAACAACCACCTCAACAATTCAAAGGCTTTTATGACTTCACCTATGACGATAGCAAGGGAACCATCCTGCTGGAAGTCAAAGAGTTGGATAAGGAATTTTTATACGTTCATTCTTTATCTACTGGATTGGGATCCAATGATATAGGTCTGGATCGTGGGCAGTTGGGCGATGGTGTGGTCGTGAAATGGATCAAGGCAGGCAACAAATTGCTGCTCGTGCAACCCAACCTAAAATACCGCGCCATTACAGATAATGATGAGGAGCGCCAGTCTGTAGAAGAGGCTTTTGCACGATCTGTACTCTACGGTTTTGAGATCAAGAATGACAAAAAAGAAAAGACCGCAAAGGAAACCACTTACACGATCGACCTGACACCATTTTTGATGGAAGACGCTCACGGAGTGGTGGACCGACTTAAATCCCGTAATGAAGGTTCGTACAAAAACGATAAATCGCGCAGTGCCCTTTGGATGGAAAATACCAAGGCATTCCCTAAAAACGTGGAGTTTGAAGCGATGCTCACTTTTACCGGCGAGCCTAAAGGTCGCAACTTGCGCAGTGTGGCACCAGATGCGAATAGCGTCACAGTCATCCAACACCACAGCTTTGTGGAATTACCCGACGATGGTTTCGAGCCTAGGGCCTTTCATCCACGGTCAGGATCATTTTACACAAGTTACATGGATTACAGCAGCCCTATAGGTACACCTATGGAAAAACGCTGGATCACCAGACATAGACTGGAAAAGAAGAATCCGCAGGCTGCTGTGAGCGAAGCCGTAGAGCCCATCATCTACTATCTGGACCCAGGAACGCCAGAACCAGTGCGCAGTGCGCTGCTGGAAGGCGCCAGCTGGTGGAATCAGGCATATGAAAGCGCTGGCTATTCCAATGCCTTTCAGGTCAAAATGCTACCAGCAGACGCAGATCCTATGGACTTGAGATACAATTTGATCCAATGGGTTCACCGAAGTACACGTGGCTGGAGTTATGGTGGTTCCATCACAGATCCACGAACGGGTGAAATCCTCAAGGGACATGTGAGCCTTGGTAGTTTGCGTATACGCCAGGACTATATGCTCGCTCAAGGAATGCTGGAGGCGCCTTTTGCCAATGGGAAAGAATCTCCAGAAATGCTCAAAATGGCTTTGGCGAGAATACGTCAATTGGGTGCTCATGAAGTAGGTCATACGTTGGGTTTTGCACATAACTATGCGGCTAGTGTAAGTGATCGATCTAGTGTGATGGATTATCCGCATCCTAAATATGACTTGGTAAATGGCATAATATCCTTAGCAGATGCGTATGATACTGGTATAGGCGAATGGGACAAGTTGACCGTTCAATATTCTTATGGAACACCTGAAGAAAATGAGACTGAAAAAGACTTTTTGTTGAGAATTATCAAAAAGGCAGAATATGAAAATCTCCAATTCATTAGTGACAGCGATGCAAGAGCGGCGAGTGGTGCACATGCAGAGGCGCATCTATGGGATGGCGGCGAGGACGCCGTTGAAGAGCTCAATCGTATGATGCAAATTCGTAAAGTGGCGATGAAGCAATTTGGTTTAGACAATATTCCAGATGGCCAGCCACTAAGTGTTTTGGAAGATGTTTTTGTACCGGTTTATTTTTCGCATCGCTATCAGGTAGAGGCTGCATCTAAGGTAATAGGAGGCATGCGTTATTCTTATGCCATAAAAGGTGATGCCAAATTTGAATACGTCTCCAAAAAGGAGCAGGAAGCAGCACTGGAAGCCTTATTGGCAACGCTAGAACCAGAAAACCTTAAAATTCCAGAGGATTTATTACAGTATTTCCCGCCACGGGCTTATGGTTATAATAGAGATCGTGAAAGTTTTAAATCAGAGACTGGAGTGGCTTTTGATCCCATTGCTGCAGCTGTCACCAGCGCCGAAGTGACTATAGATTTCATGCTTAATGCTACCCGATTGAATAGAATCGCACAACAAGGTATTTATGGTAAAAACCTGGAATTAGGTGCCATGATGAATCAATTGACGGATCAGATTTTTGATGCTAAAACTTCTGGTGATTATGAAACTTTAATTGCCAGACGTTTACAGGAATTGTATTTGAGCAAACTTTTGATAGCAAATAATTCCAGCCAGCTGAATCTTAATGTGAAGTCAAAAGTCAAGAAACAAATTGATGCCATAAACAATCGCCTGCTAGGTTCTAAAGATGATCACGATGTGGTTTTGCACGACATGATAAAGGCTGCGCAAGACCATCCAGAAAACATCAAGGCGATTCCAGTGATGGATATTCCTGATGGTAGTCCTATAGGTAGTTGTGGTATGTAA